Within the Oreochromis niloticus isolate F11D_XX linkage group LG14, O_niloticus_UMD_NMBU, whole genome shotgun sequence genome, the region TGTTGTCACCAACCAGGTGGGTGGGCAAGCAATGTGGACACCCAAATTTGTGAATACGATGACTCAAGAAAGAAGTGATACAGGAGTTTCAAAGTGACACCATAGgtgtatctactaaaaatcttagacaagtttgaatctcagtgacctaCACTTCGAGGTTGGAGGTCAGTTTTTTTGAAAATTCTGTGAATGGAATAACTGGAGAAAAAGCTGacaaaggattttgaaattgaaacTATAGGAGCAGCCAGTAGGAGGCTGAGGGTTAACACTAGCTGCTGCcagtatttttcattttacagtttCTATTTTGTATTCTGTACTGATTTAAACATTTCCATAGTAAAATCCTCGTGTGAACCTGCAGCTCTGCCAGCAACTACATTTCCAGTCACCATTagtcaaaaacataaaatttccctagattttttttaaaagaaatttctTAAAGCAAAAGAGGTGAGTTTGATGTGTTGGATATTTGTTTTGCATAATGAAATGGTGATTAACTGCTATTTGTATTTGACACATGTGCCTTATAGTTGCTTTGTACATCTTCCTGTCTTTGTCAGTGAATTGAACTACATGCAGTATGTAGTAGTACATTAATAGAGCCTGTAGTACATACAGGCTCTATTAATGTCCTTAGCAAGCTGCGCTTTGGCAAgatgcttttggtagccatGAACAAGCTTTCATTGTAATTCTGGCAGATTGATGGAGTTCATTTTAAGCatagtccacaaattttcaatagTGCTGGTAATTCCAGAAGCTTAATGATAGACTGCTTTATCTATTAACCAGTTTTAATGTGTCTTTGAGATCATTGTCCAACTGGGACACCCAACTGTGTCCGAGTTTGAAACCtctagctgttgatttgaggtgaagctGAAGAATTTGAATGTCATGTACGGCTGTATGGCAGGCAGactaggacccaaatgcaggactctgaGACGAAGAtttgacttgaaaaaaaaagaagcaacttTAATGCTGTGACttaaaaaattcaaaaatataaaaaatacaagaacttAGGTAAAAAGCTAAACTAGGAAACTCAGAACCAGGAGACtcgaaaacacacaaaacaagagACGAGACTGAGACAAGGACACAAAAGCTTGACATTAGGACGGGGGATAAACATGGAAACACATGACAGACTGGAGtgacaaaacacagaacagacagcagcaggagaTACTGAAGACAGAACAGACATGACAgcaggcaaaaacaaaaaaatagaaatattaaACACAGATGCACTAGGAAATACAAATCTACAGACTAACTAATAACTAAGAATGAGTCACAAAACCATCATAAACTCACAAACTGGGTCAAAGAcacaggaccatgacactatTGGTTTTTGTCCTTCATTACTCCATGCACAGCTAAACTGctcccaccaccatgcttgataTCTGGTACagtgttcttaggtttgaaagcctcaGGTTTAAACATACCTAAACAAGCATACCTTTTGCCATTGTGGCCAAATAGCTCAATCATTGTTTCTTTGGATGATAAAACTCCAGAAGTCATTTGTCCTGTTCATGTGGGCAGGTGCAAATTTCAGTTGAGCTTTAAAGTGTTGATTTTGTAGCAGCGGCTTCTTTCTGAAACCTTCTCAGTTCATGGTGACGTAAAACTCACTGGACATTGGCTCTGGTGTTACAGCACTTTCCTGTTCATGTCACAGTTGAAACTTTGTGGTTTCTGGGTTGTTCCTCAACCTAATAATCAATTTCCTCTCATCAGAGAGTAACAGTTTGGGCCTTCTTCCATGACTTGGCGAAATGGTGTCACATCCAAAAAACTTGTACATGCAATGAACTGTTTAAACTGATCTTGGAATCTccagttgtttagaaatggctccaagagactttCCCAAATCTACAGTTCTCCTTCTTAGATCTTTCCTGGGTTCGTGGTACTTTCCCATTGTTGTCAGTATTGGTCAGTCCAgtgagtgctgtcaaacaaatctTTACATCCTGGTAAGTAGAAACTACCAGCTTAGTCAATTATGATGACTAAGAAGAAGTTAATAGGTCTTGGCAAATGATGACTATATTGAACTCGACATGATCAACTTACAGCATGTGTGCAATAATTAACATTaacaacagtaaaatgtaatggCCAGTCTAGGAAATTCAGCCAATCTTCAGTGTCTAATAGCATTTTCAGTGATGACTTTTGGATCATTTCAAATCTGCAGATGAGATAATCAGTCGTCTTACAGTCTGTTGTAGGCTTACACCAACACCCTTCCATCTGGTGGGACTTAATTAGGACTTGAGCCTTTGGCTCCACTAGTGAGGCtctcacaaataaaacaaaagcctgaGTCTTATGAAAGCActtaaaacatacagaaaagATGAGCGTCAAACAGTGCTGTATGTAATgctttcaaaaatattttttaaaatattgtaataacTCAATTTTAAACCAGCTTTTCTGTTGAATGCCTGATTATATTCTTAATCCATCTACACACCGATCTGTCTACCTTCAGAATTATTTTTATGTATACGCTTTTTTATTTGCCAAAAGAGAACTGAGGAGATTGATATTACTTATACCTCTTGATTAAATATCAGGCTACAACAAGGAGACAAAttatcataaaaaaacaaaccagctAGCCTGACTAAAATGGCTTAAAAATACAATTCTATTTGGTACTCGTCTAACTGTATGTTAAAATGTGGTTTGTTTCATGTCTCTGACAAGCTGTGACTTCGGGAAGTCGTGCaatagtttttatttgtttactctCTAATAGGTTGAGACAGACTGTTTCCTCAGTTTTTAAGTGAACAAAATATAAAGCAGATTTAATGAATTATGTGACTTACCACCCAAGATTTTTTTCTCTATACTGATTTTCTCAACTGCATGAGAAAACCTTCAGGAGAAGGCTTTAGGGGAAAATAACATTTCATGATTCAATACATTGAATACATCTTCCCACGTCAGTTAAATCTGACAGATTTATCACATGATACTGATCAGGATATTGACTGAACTTGTTGCAGTGTTGCAGCTGCCATTTCCCCCCCTTTTCTAGTAAATCGGATGAGACAATGTTCTTTCCGTTATTGAAGCTTTCATGTTgcagtgaaaataaaacatgaaaccacTAAGCCAAGCCTCGTTCAATCTTTCACTTTCTGGCTTTGACACAAATGTCACTGAAGAGATGAATATTGATGGTTAACTGCTGAAAACTGTGCATGTGGTTGAACTAATTAAGAATCTCATGCACAAACGGGATACTCTGTAGAAAAGATAGGCATGTATCATGGGACATCTGATAGCAACTCTAGCAGGTCCCTAATCTATAGTTCTCTTCCCAAGTCCTCTTTTTTCTTCCAGAAggagtcaaaagaaaaaaaatagatcaGAGGATCCAGACAGCAGCTCAAAACAGTCAGACATACCAGTGGAGTTATACTGGTATTGCTTTTTGTAGCTAAGTGTAGTGGCACAGGCAGAAAACATGTGAAGAACATAGCCAAGTTGATGGCAAAAATCAGCATTACGTTGACCTTGTTTCTGACCTTTGCAGAGTCACTGAGATGGTTGTGTAGAGTCCAGGAAACCATAATGGTGCACACAATGTTGACTGCTAGCATTGTGACCAGTAACACAATCTGAAGGTAAATAAGTGCTGATCGTGTTACACTTGTATAATCATGAGATTCAAAACAACTGTGTTCTGTGTGGTTCTGTAAGTGTTTTAAAAATCCTATGCCCTCTGGGATATTTACCAGCAGCAAAACTCCCCAGATGAGTGCTGCTCCTTTCCAGGCATTGGACGAGGTCCGAAGATGGCGAGACCTCAGAGGATAAACCACAGCCAGCAGTTGGTCCACGCTTATGAAGGTGATGAAGGAGGCGCTGGAGCGGATATTGTTGCGAAAGAACATTGTGTTAATAAGACAGGTCATAATTCCAAAAGTCTCGGTGCCTGTTGCATGAAAGTAGATCCTCATGGGCAAAGAGATGATGACTAGCAGGTCTGAGAGTGCCAGATTGATCATGAAGACAGCGTTGGGTGATTTGAGGCTGTGGCGGCGAAGAAGAATCCACAGTGCGACTGCGTTGAGAGGCAGACCTATCACCATAATGCAGCCAAAGACCCCAGCATAAACCCGGTCATCTGTGGTGATGTTTGATGTGTTCATGATgagaaaagaaatgtttgcacgtCCTTTTTAAAGTACTGAAGCCGAGCAGCAAAGGTTcctctttgtgtggtttttctttgtgagtaaGGCGTGACTAGTTTGTGGCAGTAAGTAGTCACACCACAGGAAACTCAacctcatctcatctcatctcatctcatctcataaGCACTTCCTCTACATTTGTGCTTTGAAAATAGGAGGTCTAATTACGAATCCTCTAatgcagtggttctcaaacttttcacaatgagtaccacctcataaaatatatggctgCTGAAGTACCACCCTTATGACCAACATTAAAGTACAATTgtataggcctatttaacaacacatacagtttacacagacagttttatttcttatatgaatgttatttattttaactgtcataaacaaGATGTGACAAGTGATAGATACAagatgctttgtatcttgttctatttaatctgaacaagcatCTAAAAAAAGCCCAGGATCACTGTCAGCCTCTCTCGGTTTGTATCATGGCTatacattttaaagctcagtttttaaaaccttacgatggaactacagcccagcccatgcagcagtatattaatgactaaccttatATTGCAGTTGTTCTCCTCACTGAAGTtcggtccgtttacagcatcctgccatccgattgcatttgtccctaaccatcgggaaccctcatgtTAGCGTTCATCGTCCAGCTTCGCTGTGTTTACattatgctaaccatagctgtgtagTTAGCCACCACacagcacatcattatatactgttgggattcagagattcttttattgctgccatataatctgccttatgatgaatgtattaataacatgttttagagtattattttaacagtaatatttcttacagggttcatattgcattgaatatgtttgtcatcacattgacctttctatttacaggtgtagTTATGATcagtttatacacattgcatatctgtgcttgtttagagttgatgttctatccaagagggttttaagcttcactggtgagagtgtccaggtgatacatgttgagggaagatgagaacatagcaggttaattgcatgcatgcttacaatacacataaatctagtagcaggcctgagcgaaggcccgagtgtcttctgcttcttatttgagacctgcgccaattcagtctacttagagattgaggacgagggtcaattattagcccttagagaccctgaagcttgaagttattaccttaaaaggaaggtgttatcaaaaagagaagttatatgtctgtttatagttactgagatgtacaagatgtacccttgtctgtaaa harbors:
- the LOC100692946 gene encoding lysophosphatidic acid receptor 6; this encodes MNTSNITTDDRVYAGVFGCIMVIGLPLNAVALWILLRRHSLKSPNAVFMINLALSDLLVIISLPMRIYFHATGTETFGIMTCLINTMFFRNNIRSSASFITFISVDQLLAVVYPLRSRHLRTSSNAWKGAALIWGVLLLVNIPEGIGFLKHLQNHTEHSCFESHDYTSVTRSALIYLQIVLLVTMLAVNIVCTIMVSWTLHNHLSDSAKVRNKVNVMLIFAINLAMFFTCFLPVPLHLATKSNTSITPLVCLTVLSCCLDPLIYFFSFDSFWKKKEDLGREL